A stretch of DNA from Rhodococcus sp. NBC_00297:
CCTCCCTCGTCGTGGACGGCGGCATGGCCCTGATGGGGCCGCAGGCCGTCCAGTTCGTGAAGGACGACGCCTGGCGGAGCGTGTGACGTCCGATGGCCCTGCACTGCAGGGCCATCGGGGTCGTCAGGTGCCCTTGACGTTCATGATCTGGCGGAGCTCGTGGAGCACCGTGACCAGATCGCGAGCATCCTCCATCACCACGTCGATGGACTTGTAGGCATCGGGGATCTCGTCGATGAACTCGGCCGAATCCCGGTACTCGATCCCCACCATCCGCTCACGCAGGTCGTCCTGCGTGTAGCGCTTGCGCGCCTCGGCACGGGAGAACCGCCGACCCGCACCGTGCGGAGCCGAGTGCAGACCGCTCGCGCTGCCCTTGCCCTCGACGACGTACGACCGCGTTCCCATGCTGCCCGGAATGATGGCCCGCACACCCTCGGCCGCGTGAACTGCGCCCTTACGGGTGAGCCACACGTCCTTGCCGGCATGCTTCTCCGGCCGGGTGTAGTTGTGGTGACAGTTGATTCGGTCCGACTCGACACTCGTGTCGGTACCGGCCCGATGCACGAACTGGTGCAGGAACCGATCCATCATCTCGGCCCGGTTGAGGTACGCGAACCGCTGCGCCCACGTCAGATCCGCGATGTACCGATCGAACTCGGGCGTGCCCTGGGCCAGGTACGCGAGGTCACGGTCGGGCAGCTGGATCCACCACTTCTCGCACATCTTCTGCGCGATCGCGATGTGCTTCTTGGCGATCTTGTTGCCCACCCCTCGCGAACCCGAGTGCAGGAACAGCCACACCCGGTCCCGCTCGTCGAGACACAGCTCGATGAAGTGGTTGCCACCGCCGAGAGACCCCAGCTGCTGACGCCACTTCGGCGAGTGCGACAGGTCCACCCCGCTCTTCTCTGCCAGTTCCTCGAGCTCCGCGATCTTGGCAGCGGTGAACTCGAAGCGGTCGAGGTGCCCGTTGTAGTTGCCGGGCGAGAGGGGGATGACACGCTCGACGTCCTGACGCAGCTGCGCCAGGTCGAGGTCCGTGATGTCGCTGTGAGTCAGCGTCGTCTCGACGCCGATCATCCCGCACCCGATGTCGACGCCGACCGCGGCGGGGATGACCGCGCGCAGTGTCGGAATGACCGTGCCCACAGCGCTTCCCATTCCAGGGTGCGCATCGGGCATCAGGGCGACGTGGGGGTGGATGAACGGCATGGCCGCGGTGCGACGCGCCTGCTCCAACGTGGCGTCCTCGATGGCCGAGGCCCAGTTGAGCAGCCGCGTTCCCGCGCCTGTCGGTGGCATGGTGATCTCCTTCGTTGTCGGTGAGTCAGTGACGGTACGAGGTGTGGGTACCTCGGTGCCAGGCAATTACGCTGTCTCGCATGCACTCGGAGTACGACGCGATCGCCCCGGACTACGCGGCCGCCTTCGCCGACGAGCTCGGCTCGCGCCCCTTCGACCGCGGGTTCCTGTCGTCGTTCGCTCGCTCGGTACGGTCCTCGCGCGGCACGACGGTGCTCGACGCCGGGTGCGGGCCCGGCCAGGCGGCACGCGAGCTCGCGGGTGCCGGCCTCGACGTCCTGGGTCTCGACGCGTCGAAGGGCATGATCGCCGCAGCATCGGGGCCGGCCTCCTGGGTGGTGGGCGACATGACCGCGCTCCCCCTGGCCGACGGTTCTGTGCACGGCGTGTGCGCCTGGTACTCGATCGTGCACACCCCCACCGCCGATCTGCCCGCTCTGTTCGCCGAGTTCCGCCGCGTCACCGTCCCGGACGGCTGGCTGCTGCTGGCATTCCAGACCGCCGCACCCACCCGCGAGCTGCGCACCGCGTTCGGGCGGGACGTGCACCTCGACTACCTCCGCCACGACGTCGACGAGGTGCAGTCGCTGCTCATCGACAGCGGGTACGTGCTGCACCGAGACGCCGTGCGATCCGCTCACGGCACGGAGACGGCGGCGCAGGCGTTCGTCGTCGCGCGGGCACGCGATCACTTCGTGGAGCCGCCGCCGCGAGGGTGTTGATCGTGGATGTCAGACCCCGGAATCCAGGGTTCCGATTCCACTGTTCCTGCGGGGATCCCCGGTGGGCCCACGCCCGTCCAACAGTGCGTGAACGAACTGGACAGATTCGCTGGTCGGCACGACGGCGTCATCAGCCGGGCGCAGGCCCTGGCACTGGGGCTGTCGTCCACTGCGCTCGAACGCCGCGTGTCCGCAGGACGCTGGACCCGCATGGCTTCGGGCATCTACATGCCGGCAGGTCAACCGGTCACCCAGCAGGCGATGGTGCGCATCGCGGTGCTCCGATGCGGTCGCGGAGCACTCGCGAGTGGGCCCACCGCCGCATGGTGGCTCGGCCTGCTCGAGCGGCCGCCCGCCCACTCCTGGGTGACCATTCCGCGTGCTCGGCGCTACCTCGATCGGTCGGTCACCGTGCGACGACGCGACGTTCCTGCAGTCGACGTGGCGGTGGCCCGCGATCTCCGCGTCACCGGCCTCGCTCTGACTGTGCTGGAGACCGCGGTGATCCTGGAGGAGGCGCGACCCGGCGACGGAACCCAGTTCCTCGACCGCGCACTGCAGACCCGCACGTCACTGGACCGGCTGCAGAGTGCCCACGCTCGCAACCCCGGACGTGTCGGCAGCCCTCGCGCCGCGGCGATGCTCGTGCACGCGGCGACCGGCGGCGAATCCGAGGCGGAGCGAATCTTCCTTCGACTGCTGCGCACCTTTCGCATCACGGGATGGGAGTGCGCCGTGCGGTCATGCGGTTACGTGATCGACGTGGCCTTCGTCGACCGACGGGTGGCGATCGAGATCGACGGCTGGGCGTATCACCGCACGGCCGAGCGCATGGCACACGACGCGGTGCGTCAGAACGCGCTCGTGAACGACGGCTGGACGATCCTCCGGTTCACCTACCACCGGCTGATTCGAGAGCCCGAAGCCGTGATCGCCGAGGTACGTCGAGCACTGCGTCGATAGTGGAATCGGCGCCCCGGATTCCGGGGTTCAGATTCCACGATCAGCGTTTTCCACGCAACAGGATGATCGCGAACGCCGGCACACCCACGAGCGCCGTCACGACCCCCACCGGAATCTCCTGCGGCGCGAAGACGCTGCGCGCCAGGGTGTCCGCCCACACCATGAACACGGCACCGATCGCCATGGACACCGGCAGCACGCGGTGATGGGCGGTGCCGACGAGGATGCGAGCCGCGTGCGGGATGACCAGCCCGACGAATCCGATGGCTCCCGCCGACGCCACGATGGTCGCGGTCATCAGTGCAGTGACTCCGAGCAGGACGACGGACAGGCGGAGCATCGAGACACCGAGCGCGCGGGCCGTGTCCGATCCCAGCGTGACCGCGTCGAGCGACGGCGCCGCCACCACGCACGCCACCGCCCCGATCCCCACGGCGCCGGCGCACACCGCGACATCGCTCCACCCGGCACCGGCGAGCGAGCCCAGCAACCAGAACAGCACCCCGCGCGTCTGCTCGGCGTCGGCGGAGGACAGCACGATGAACGAGGTGAGGGCCGAGAACAACTGCGTACCGGCCACTCCCGCCAAGATCACCGGCCCAGTTCCACCGCCGGCGCCGGTGGCCAGCATCATCACCAGCACGAAGGACACGAGAGCACCGACGAAGGCGCCGGTCGACAGCGACAGTGCGCCCGCACCCACACCGAGCACCGCCACCGACACGGCGCCCGTCGAGGCACCGGACGAGATGCCGAGAACGAACGGATCCGCCAAGCGGTTACGCAGCAGCGACTGCATGATCGCGCCACACAGCGCCAGGCCGCACCCGCAGATCGCCGCGAGAAGTGCACGGGGAAGCCGCAGTTCCCAGACGATGCCGTCCTGGATGCGGCTGACGTCCGCCGGCGGGCCACCGAGATGCGCGACGACGACGGCGACCACGTCGGGCACCGTCACGTTCGCCGGGCCCAGCGCGATGGACACCGCCACCGACGCGACGACCGCCAGCAGCGTGGTCACGACCGCCAATGCCGGTCGCACCCTCACCCGTTCGACCACTCCTGCAGTGCCGCAGCCACTTTCTCGATACCGTCGATGGTCCGGATCGACGGATTGAGGTCGGCACCGTTCACGACGATGTAGCGCTTGTCGATCACCGCCTGCATGCGACTCGTCACCGGGTTGCTCTCGAGGAATGCGATCTTGCTCGCCAGCGCGTCACCGTCGATGCTGCGCCGGCTGAGGTCGGCCAGCACGAGTGCGGAGGGGTTGCGGTCGGCGACACTCTCCCAACTCACCTGCGGCCATTCGTCCTTCGTGTCCGCGAAGACGTTGCGCACGCCCACCGCGTTCGAGATGACACCGGACGCTCCGCAGCACCCGGCCATGTAGGGGGCAGTGGTGTCGGCGAACCAGTACGCGAGCGACGCCTCCGACACCGGCGTGGATGCCGCGTCGTAGCGCGTTCGCAGCTCGTCGACGAGGGCATCCCCTCGGTCGCGGACATCGAAGATCGCCGCGAGATCGCGCACCTCCTCGAACACCGTCTCGATGCTCAGTGGCTCGTCCCGGGCACCGTCGGCGTTGACGCTGGTGGCCGACTTACCGATGCAGTCGGTCGGCGACAGGTACGTCGGGACGCCCAGGGCATCGAACCGGTCGCGGTCCGCGACTCCACCCTCTCCCAGCGTTCCGCCGAACGACCCGGTGACCAGATCGGGCTCGGCGTCCAGCACCACCTCGAGCGAGGGCTTGTTGTCCGCCAGCCGAGGAACCTGCGCGTCGGCGTCCGCGAGGTCGGCCCGTACCGGGTCGGTCCAGGTGGCGGTACCGACCATCCGATCTTCCAGCCCGAGGGACAGCAGAATCTCGGTGGATCCCTGGTTGAGGGAGACGGCGCGCTGCGGCGGCGCGTCGATGGTGACGGTGCGGCCGCAGTTCTCGAGGGTGACGGGATAGTTGCTTCCGGCCTCGGCCGCAGCCGTCGTGGTCGGGCCGGTGGAGCATCCTGTGGCGAGGAGGCCGACTGTCGTGACGACAGCGGCGATCGCGAGGCGTGGGGTCATGTTCGGTTGTGCCGTCCTGCTGGGAGCCCGTGCGCGGAGCTTCGAGGGTGGTGCCGGACAGCAAGCGATCGGACTTCGAGCCGAAGCTCGTCACCGTTGCGCGCCAGTCCCGGAATCGCACCGGGTTCCCTCGCTGAACGACTGTTCGAGGGTCACTCTAACGGTCGGTCGTCAGGCCGCCGAGTCGCGGCGGTGTTCGGGAGTCGACTCCTGCCGACGCGCGTCGCGCTCCGCCTTGCGGACGGCGCGACCGATCCAGACACCGATGAGGACCGCCATGAGAAGCCACGCGACCGCGATGCCCACCACGAGCATCCAGCCCGTGGTCACGAGCGGGTCCCGAGGTGGTGCGGTGTCGTCACGACGAGTTTTCGTCACGGCCATTCGCGAGGATTGGCGTGCTCGATCACAATCAGATCTCGGTCCCCATCACCTCGTGGGAGCGAGTGGCGCGTCACCGTCGACGTCGTGTGCGTGCTCGACGTCTTCCTCGACGTCGGCCACATGAATGGCATGGCCGACTCGGACGCCGAGAACGACCGACACCACCATCCAGACGGCCACGAAGCCGATGACGAACCACCACATGTCACGAAGTGTTCCACCGATACCGGCGACCGAACCGCCTGCGAGGACGCGACATGGTCACGGTATCCGCTCAGTTCACATACGGAATGTTCACGAAGCTGGGGTTCGCGGGGTCGAGTTGCACGTGCTGGGGTGCCAGCGCGGAGTCGACGAGCATCGGCCCCAGTGGCAGGTAGCGCGGCACGCTGGCGGCGTAGACGTCGATGCGGATCCGGTGGCCCGGCGCGATCACGGCATCCGTGGGGAGCAGGTTGATGTCCACCGTGGTCGGGACGCCGGGCACGAGGGGTTGCCGGCTCGCGAGCGTGAGCGCCGGCTTCGCGTCGACGTAGTCGCCGTTGGCCGAGCGGGTGCTCTTCGCCTCGTCGATCTGGCGAAGCGATGCGGTGAGAGCGCCGTGGCTGATCGGGGTGGACGTGCCGTCCGGCGCGACGTCGTTCATCGTCGCGGCCCAGAAGCCGTCGGGCCGATCGAGCACCGTGTTGAGATGCAGGTTGGTGGCACCCGAGATCTGAGTGGGCTTCTCGGCCGGCGCGCTGGTGAAGGTCAGCGCCTCGGCCTCGTTGAACCGGGAGTCCTTCGTGCACACGGACCCCAGGATCGCCGCCGCACCCGCAGTACCGACCGCGGCGTCGCGGGAACAGACCCCGCGCAGGCCCGGCGCGACGGTGAGGCGCGCGGTGTCGGACGTCGGCGACGAGGACAGCGAGCCGTCGTGGAGGCTGTGCCCGGCGGTGCCGCTGGGGGCGGCGGAGAGGTAGGTGCGCTGAGACTGCGCTCCGGCACGGGGGAACTGATCGGTGGTGGTCCACCCGCCGCCCTGCTGGAACAGCGTCACGGGGCCGTACTTCTCGACACCGTTGTCGACGCCCTTGAGCCAGTGGTCGAACCACGCGCGTTCGAGTGCATCGAGCCGCGGCGGGTTGCCCGGGCGTCCGAAGCCCGCGCCCGGATTGACGTGGTACCCGTCGCCCATGATCAGCTGCTTGCGTCCGGGCGCGACCGGGATGTCGTTGTAGATGCGCGGCTCACTGTTGGTGAAGATGTCGTGCCAGCCGCCGTAGACCATGGTGGGCACTTCGATCTGCGACAGATCCGCCGAACGGTCGGCGTAGAACTCGCCGTCCTGCGCGACACCGAGTGTCTCGGGCCGGATGTCGGCAATGGTCGGCGCCGTGAAGGCGTTGGCGAGTTCGGGGATCAGGATCGCCGGGTCAGCCAGTCGATCGGCGAGCCACCGAGTGTCGAACTGCCCCTGCAGGATCGACTGCACGTTCGGGACGAACTTCAGCACGTTGACCAACGTGAGCCACAGCGGCATGAACCCGACACCCAACGCGCCGCCGGTACCCACGATGTCGCGCAGCAGGTCGTTGCCGGGCTCGACCGGGAAGATGGCCTTCAGCGCCGGCGGACGCAGCGCCGCGGCCTGCACGGAGTTGATGGCCGAGTAGGAGATGCCCGACATACCGACCTGACCGT
This window harbors:
- a CDS encoding ABC transporter substrate-binding protein, which gives rise to MTPRLAIAAVVTTVGLLATGCSTGPTTTAAAEAGSNYPVTLENCGRTVTIDAPPQRAVSLNQGSTEILLSLGLEDRMVGTATWTDPVRADLADADAQVPRLADNKPSLEVVLDAEPDLVTGSFGGTLGEGGVADRDRFDALGVPTYLSPTDCIGKSATSVNADGARDEPLSIETVFEEVRDLAAIFDVRDRGDALVDELRTRYDAASTPVSEASLAYWFADTTAPYMAGCCGASGVISNAVGVRNVFADTKDEWPQVSWESVADRNPSALVLADLSRRSIDGDALASKIAFLESNPVTSRMQAVIDKRYIVVNGADLNPSIRTIDGIEKVAAALQEWSNG
- a CDS encoding type IV toxin-antitoxin system AbiEi family antitoxin domain-containing protein, which codes for MSDPGIQGSDSTVPAGIPGGPTPVQQCVNELDRFAGRHDGVISRAQALALGLSSTALERRVSAGRWTRMASGIYMPAGQPVTQQAMVRIAVLRCGRGALASGPTAAWWLGLLERPPAHSWVTIPRARRYLDRSVTVRRRDVPAVDVAVARDLRVTGLALTVLETAVILEEARPGDGTQFLDRALQTRTSLDRLQSAHARNPGRVGSPRAAAMLVHAATGGESEAERIFLRLLRTFRITGWECAVRSCGYVIDVAFVDRRVAIEIDGWAYHRTAERMAHDAVRQNALVNDGWTILRFTYHRLIREPEAVIAEVRRALRR
- a CDS encoding RtcB family protein, with translation MPPTGAGTRLLNWASAIEDATLEQARRTAAMPFIHPHVALMPDAHPGMGSAVGTVIPTLRAVIPAAVGVDIGCGMIGVETTLTHSDITDLDLAQLRQDVERVIPLSPGNYNGHLDRFEFTAAKIAELEELAEKSGVDLSHSPKWRQQLGSLGGGNHFIELCLDERDRVWLFLHSGSRGVGNKIAKKHIAIAQKMCEKWWIQLPDRDLAYLAQGTPEFDRYIADLTWAQRFAYLNRAEMMDRFLHQFVHRAGTDTSVESDRINCHHNYTRPEKHAGKDVWLTRKGAVHAAEGVRAIIPGSMGTRSYVVEGKGSASGLHSAPHGAGRRFSRAEARKRYTQDDLRERMVGIEYRDSAEFIDEIPDAYKSIDVVMEDARDLVTVLHELRQIMNVKGT
- a CDS encoding FecCD family ABC transporter permease; translation: MTTLLAVVASVAVSIALGPANVTVPDVVAVVVAHLGGPPADVSRIQDGIVWELRLPRALLAAICGCGLALCGAIMQSLLRNRLADPFVLGISSGASTGAVSVAVLGVGAGALSLSTGAFVGALVSFVLVMMLATGAGGGTGPVILAGVAGTQLFSALTSFIVLSSADAEQTRGVLFWLLGSLAGAGWSDVAVCAGAVGIGAVACVVAAPSLDAVTLGSDTARALGVSMLRLSVVLLGVTALMTATIVASAGAIGFVGLVIPHAARILVGTAHHRVLPVSMAIGAVFMVWADTLARSVFAPQEIPVGVVTALVGVPAFAIILLRGKR
- a CDS encoding CocE/NonD family hydrolase, coding for MPATADPTGGADAVAWTAAADAPPQYPQVAIDWDVPITMSDGTVLQANIYRPADASGRPVETDLPTVLNITPYTKLVGNLIDSIQQIPGVSEPVLDFLASLNFAGTPFDGITDLTQAVDGGGLRIFAVNRNLVQNGYAQVIVDARGTGFSQGTWDVLGPREQQDSAEIIDWTSRQSWSDGQVGMSGISYSAINSVQAAALRPPALKAIFPVEPGNDLLRDIVGTGGALGVGFMPLWLTLVNVLKFVPNVQSILQGQFDTRWLADRLADPAILIPELANAFTAPTIADIRPETLGVAQDGEFYADRSADLSQIEVPTMVYGGWHDIFTNSEPRIYNDIPVAPGRKQLIMGDGYHVNPGAGFGRPGNPPRLDALERAWFDHWLKGVDNGVEKYGPVTLFQQGGGWTTTDQFPRAGAQSQRTYLSAAPSGTAGHSLHDGSLSSSPTSDTARLTVAPGLRGVCSRDAAVGTAGAAAILGSVCTKDSRFNEAEALTFTSAPAEKPTQISGATNLHLNTVLDRPDGFWAATMNDVAPDGTSTPISHGALTASLRQIDEAKSTRSANGDYVDAKPALTLASRQPLVPGVPTTVDINLLPTDAVIAPGHRIRIDVYAASVPRYLPLGPMLVDSALAPQHVQLDPANPSFVNIPYVN
- a CDS encoding class I SAM-dependent methyltransferase, which gives rise to MHSEYDAIAPDYAAAFADELGSRPFDRGFLSSFARSVRSSRGTTVLDAGCGPGQAARELAGAGLDVLGLDASKGMIAAASGPASWVVGDMTALPLADGSVHGVCAWYSIVHTPTADLPALFAEFRRVTVPDGWLLLAFQTAAPTRELRTAFGRDVHLDYLRHDVDEVQSLLIDSGYVLHRDAVRSAHGTETAAQAFVVARARDHFVEPPPRGC